GTTCGTCCTGGTCAACGGGGCAGCCTTCCTGCTTTTCCGCAAGGACAAGTTGAGAGCGAGGAACAACGGATGGAGAACTCCTGAAGGCAGATTGCTGACGGCCGCGTTCTTCGGACCATACGGCAGCTACCTGTCGATGCTGAGATACCGGCACAAGACCAAGCACGCCAAGTTCCTTCTGGTCCCGTTATTCGTGATCCTGCAGACCGCGCTTCTCGTGTTCCTTATCATGCGTTATTGGACCTGCCTGGTCTGATCAGGTCAGAAGTCCTCATTTCTTCTCGAAACCCTCGACCGACGCCGGCAGGCATTCCAACACAGCGGCCAGGCCGGAAAGGTGAAGGTTCATCGCGACCGCTTCGAGTACCTCATTCCTGGAAGCACCCGCCGTTCTGGCCATCATCGAGTGGAACATGACCCCTCTCGGATTTCGATTGGCCGTCTGGATGGCGATATTGATCAGCTGTTTGGTCTTCTGATCGAGCCCTTCGAGCCGCCTCTGCGCGTCTACCAGCTGGTCGAATTTGTCTGCCAATTCCGGGAACTCATCCTTGAACAGCTGCATCGGGTTCTTATCCATGGCCTGCGGAGCGATGTTCTCTCGGATAATTGCTTTGACGCCTCCGGTCATTGATGGCTATTCTTCAGTGCCTGCTCCAGGTCCTCAATCAGATCGTCCTTGTGCTCGATGCCGACCGACAGCCGGATCAGATTGTCGCCGATCCCTGCTTTCAGCCGTTCCTCCCTCGGCATCATCCTGTGCGTCATGGAGGACGGATGCTCGATCAGCGATTCGACCCCTCCAAGGCTCTCGGCAAGCGCGAATATTCGTGTCGATTCCGTGAGTTTTATTGCCGATGCGCTGTCATTCACCTCGAAAGAGACCATGCCCGAATATCCTTTCATCTGCCGTTTGGCCAATTCGTGGTCAGGGTGTGAGTCAAGGCCAGGGAACAAAACCTTCTTGACCAGTTCGTGCGAGGACAGGAAATCGGCGACCGCTCTGGCGTTCTCCTCGTGCCTTTGCATGCGCAATGCCAGTGTCTTGATGCCCCTCAGCGTCAGGAACACGTCGAAGGGGCCCGGTATGGCTCCGGTAGTCCTCTGATACTTCTTGAGTCTCCCTAGGAGCTCTTTGTCCTTTGACACCAGGGCCCCTCCGATCACGTCGCTGTGCCCGGCGATGTATTTTGTGGTCGAATGCACGACGACGTCAGCACCCAGATCCAGAGGGCTCTGGAAATAGGGACTGGCGAAGGTGTTGTCCACCACGACGATGGTATTCGGATTAAGCCGATGGGCATTCTCGGAGATGTACCGTATGTCATAGACGCGCAACGTCGGGTTCGTCGGAGTTTCCAGCCATATCATTTCCTTTCCTGCCTTCAGTTCCTGCTCCATCGATCTATGGTCGTGAAAGTCCAGGTAGGTCACATTCACCCCGAACTGAGGGAAGCATTCATTGAACATCCTGTAGGTGCCGCCGTAGATATCGTTGCATGCGAGCACGCGGTCCCCGGTCTTAAGCAAGAACAACAGTGCCGTCTCAGCCGCCATGCCTGAACTGAAAGCCAATCCTCCGCTCCCGTTCTCCAGCACGGCCAGGCGCTCCTCCAACGCTGCCCGGGTCGGATTACCGGCCCTTGAATAGTGATAACCTCCTGGAAGATCGTCCATCTTGTTTCTGGCGAACGTGCTGGAGAGGTGAATGGGAACAACCACATCGCCGTTCTGGAACCTACCGTGCTCCTCCCCGACATGTATGGCCTTGGTCTCGAAACGCATGCAAAATCACGTCCGCGATATCAACCGGTCTGCGACGTTAATGTACTTTTCATTCAGGGAAGAGGCAATCATCTCTGGGACCGACTTCGTCGGACCATTGACGGACAGAACAGGAAAAAATAGGGGCACTCGGCCAGTGCATGCGGTCGGTGCCCGTGGGAGCAGCCTCGGTAAGGCATGGCCGCCGTTGACAGCCTATCAGGCCGGGGATCTCAACGTCGGCACCTTCCGATGCCAAGCTAAATCGATGAAACTGAGGTTATTTAATCGAAACTGATGTGGTTTCGATTTGTGAACGGTCATTTCCGGATCGAGAAACATTCGATACGTTACATCGCCTCTAGGAAAGCTATTATGGGGGTCGGTGGATGACATCGACTGATTGCGATGAATGTTCTCATCCTAGACGGGTCGCGGCAATCTATCCCTGCCCTGGAAAATGTCAAAGCGGAGCTGAGGGAACGGATCGAGGGCAAGGACCATAAGCTGGAAGAGATCGTCCTCCGGGACAACAATATGAGAAGGTGCACTGGGTGTTTCGGATGCTGGGTAAAACGGCCCGGTCTTTGCGTCTATGAGGATGATAGCCAAAAGGTGGCCAGCTGCATCGCCAACACGCAGTTCATGGTCATGCTCACGCCGATCACGTTTGGCGGCTACAGCAGCCTGCTCAAGAACGCGCTCGACCGGCAGATTCAGACGGTCCTACCTTTCTTCAAAAAGACGGAAGGAGAGGTGCACCACGCCCTGAGATACGAATCATACCCGACAATGTTGGTCGTGGGATCGATCGATAAGGAGGACAAGCTCCATGAGAACGTGTTTGCCAGACTGGCGAAGCGCAATTCCATCAACGGACACGCTCCGAAATCCAATTCCCTGGTCGTCTACGACATGGAAACAAGAGAGGAGGTCTCGCACAAGCTCGACCTCGTGCTCGACGGCATGGGGGTTCTGCAATGACCCTCAAGAGCGCGTTGCTCCTCATCGGGAGTCCGAAACCCAAAGGCGGTACCTCCATGGTCATGGCGGAATACCTCGCCTCCAGGCTGAGGGAGATCAATGTCGAGGTGGAGATCAAGCATATACACCAGGCGATCGATGGTGGCAAGGAGGACGATCTATTCGAGGCCGTCGACCGAGCTGAAGCGGCAGTCCTGTTGTCCCCATTGTATGTGGACAGCCTACCATCGGGGGTGATCCATTTCTTTGAGCTGTTCCTGGAGAGAAAGGGACCGAAAGGCGGCAAAGGCAAGCCGTTGTACGCCATCATCAATTCAGGATTCCCAGAATCCGTCCAGAGCACTGTTGCGCTGGAAATATGTGTGCTTTTCGCACGGGACACAGGATTCACCTGGAACGGAGGCGGAGCGCTGGGGGCGGGACCGATACTTGAGGGTAAGACCCTGGAGGAGTCCGGTGGGCGCACCAAGAACCTCAGGGCAGGGCTGGCCCTATTGGCAGTATCGATGTCACTGGGAGGTGGGCTTTCGAAGCAGGCGAGGGACCTGATCGGCAGGCCGCTGGTCCCGAAGTTCCTCTACGTGTATTTCAGCAACAAGATGTGGAAAAAAACGGCCGAAGCGAACGGGGTGGGCGATAGGCTCTATGACCGACCGCTGGCCAACAAATGAAAGCCTGCGATACCTTCAAAAAGGGCTTGACATATTCTAACACGCTCCGTCATCTCCCTGGAGGGCAGGTGATGGAATGAGATTGATCGAGGCATCATAATGGCAAACAAACCGATGGTCTGGATGGACGGCAAGATGGTCGAACAGGACAAGGCTTACGTGCCGCTAATGTCCCATGCCCTGCACTATGGCAGCGGCGTCTTCGAGGGCATACGCCTGTATGATACGAAAAAGGGGCGGGCCATCTTTCGGCTGCAGGACCACATCGTCCGTCTGTTCAACTCATCAAAGATTCTGGA
The window above is part of the Methanomassiliicoccales archaeon genome. Proteins encoded here:
- a CDS encoding DUF1294 domain-containing protein produces the protein MTGPTYLLIALVVFVLVNGAAFLLFRKDKLRARNNGWRTPEGRLLTAAFFGPYGSYLSMLRYRHKTKHAKFLLVPLFVILQTALLVFLIMRYWTCLV
- a CDS encoding carboxymuconolactone decarboxylase family protein; translation: MTGGVKAIIRENIAPQAMDKNPMQLFKDEFPELADKFDQLVDAQRRLEGLDQKTKQLINIAIQTANRNPRGVMFHSMMARTAGASRNEVLEAVAMNLHLSGLAAVLECLPASVEGFEKK
- a CDS encoding PLP-dependent aspartate aminotransferase family protein, which encodes MRFETKAIHVGEEHGRFQNGDVVVPIHLSSTFARNKMDDLPGGYHYSRAGNPTRAALEERLAVLENGSGGLAFSSGMAAETALLFLLKTGDRVLACNDIYGGTYRMFNECFPQFGVNVTYLDFHDHRSMEQELKAGKEMIWLETPTNPTLRVYDIRYISENAHRLNPNTIVVVDNTFASPYFQSPLDLGADVVVHSTTKYIAGHSDVIGGALVSKDKELLGRLKKYQRTTGAIPGPFDVFLTLRGIKTLALRMQRHEENARAVADFLSSHELVKKVLFPGLDSHPDHELAKRQMKGYSGMVSFEVNDSASAIKLTESTRIFALAESLGGVESLIEHPSSMTHRMMPREERLKAGIGDNLIRLSVGIEHKDDLIEDLEQALKNSHQ
- a CDS encoding NAD(P)H-dependent oxidoreductase, translating into MNVLILDGSRQSIPALENVKAELRERIEGKDHKLEEIVLRDNNMRRCTGCFGCWVKRPGLCVYEDDSQKVASCIANTQFMVMLTPITFGGYSSLLKNALDRQIQTVLPFFKKTEGEVHHALRYESYPTMLVVGSIDKEDKLHENVFARLAKRNSINGHAPKSNSLVVYDMETREEVSHKLDLVLDGMGVLQ
- a CDS encoding NAD(P)H-dependent oxidoreductase, coding for MTLKSALLLIGSPKPKGGTSMVMAEYLASRLREINVEVEIKHIHQAIDGGKEDDLFEAVDRAEAAVLLSPLYVDSLPSGVIHFFELFLERKGPKGGKGKPLYAIINSGFPESVQSTVALEICVLFARDTGFTWNGGGALGAGPILEGKTLEESGGRTKNLRAGLALLAVSMSLGGGLSKQARDLIGRPLVPKFLYVYFSNKMWKKTAEANGVGDRLYDRPLANK